The stretch of DNA ATTTCCCGCAGGCGTTTTCGCACCTCGGGCTGATCAACACGGCGCGCAACCTCTCCAAGACGGGTGGACCTGCCGAAGACCGGCCACGCCAGTAATCGCCCTTCGCCGTGGAATCGATTTCCATGGCGAGCGGGCGGTCATTCTGCCAACGCTTTGTGAACTTCCATCAGGCGCAAGAGCTCTTTGTGCGTGACCACTCCCTGGAGCTCTCCTCGCTCCATGACGAGCAACCGCTGCATTCCTTTCCCAAATCTTCCGAGAACCTCGAAGAGTGAGGTGTCGGGGCGGATGATGTGCTCGTCTCTCAGCGGCTCCATGGTGTCGCTGACGGTTCTCTTGTCACGCTCGGACTCGGGGACGTCTTTCACTCCCGAAAGCGTGATCACACCGACGGCGTCACCGTTTCGTGA from Vicinamibacteria bacterium encodes:
- a CDS encoding CBS domain-containing protein → SRNGDAVGVITLSGVKDVPESERDKRTVSDTMEPLRDEHIIRPDTSLFEVLGRFGKGMQRLLVMERGELQGVVTHKELLRLMEVHKALAE